The window GTCGGCGTAGTAATCGTTGAGATCGGAGTAGTAATCGGACATGGTTCTTGCTCTTTTCCGGTAATTAGATTGGAAATCGGACATTTCGCGGCGTGAAGCAGCGTTACGAGCTTCTTGGTCTTGCTTCTCGTGCTCCTCCATCAAAAGCAGAGAAGTGAAGAAACCTTTGAGCGTTTTGGTCTCGTTGCTTTTCTTGGAATCTACCTCACCACCGTCGAAAACATCacagacttcttcttcttcctcttcttcctcgtctcCGTAAACGGCGGCGGAGGCGGCTTTCATCGAAGTTGTGTTGTTTCACGTTTTGTTTTGAgttctttcttttgtctctctttgGATTTGGAGTGGAGGagaagattttaatatttttggggTTTCATAAATAAGAAATTAAGTctgtataaagaaaaaaaaaaaaaaaattggggagATGGAGACGAAACTTGTGGGATGAGTGTGAACACGCAAGTTGACTTTACTAGAGCCTATGCTatatactctttttattttttctttttaaataaattcttattatttattgctcatttttattctttttcttttttttttttagataaaaatttaGACAGCAGTACAGAAAAGGCAGAACCCGTTTGATCCTTGTAAGAGATTCATATTTGGAACCAAACTACGTATGTGGAGTTTTATAAACGTATGTCGGAAAATATAGAGTAAACAGGTGAATTCAAGCTAAATTTGAATCTAATTCTTCGAATCAAACCAAATTCTTAATTTGCGTGCTGCTTTTTAATTCAAAGCGAAATTTATTGACTTacatttactgtttttttttctcactattTTTAAGTGTGTCTATTAAAAAGTACAAGTTTATCAATTGTTATAGTATGTTGTAATTTTCTTAGAAATGCTAACCATATTTATATGCTTTGGCCGCACTCTTTTAACTTTCTCGTTTTGAACAAAATCCAAATGAAGCGATCAAAGTATTTTAAGTAAAAGATAGGATAACAACAAAGAGACTATTATCtctacatatataagaaaagatgAACtatacttacaaaaaaaaaaaaaaaaaaaatNTACTAATAGATTTGAACTATTTATCGATGAATAAACACAACATGTGATGAAGTGGTATTAATTTTCGATAACAATCGGGAGATTTTCAAGTCGATTAATTCCTAAAATATGTGAAACGTCAGGTATGTAAAGCTAAAAATCTAGATTcgatattttgtaaataagttattttaaatttcaattagtGTATTGTGATATTTTGTTGGCAAATAGATGAACAAGAGCTAGAAAGATACACGTATGATTCCCTCTCTTCATGAACCGGTTGGGGAAAATATGAGTTTAGATATGGACATCTCTCTCCACcactctttttatttgtttatcatTGTCAACAAAATTTGTTGTAAACGTTGTTTGTTATCTCTATTTTAGTAATCGTTATGCGCGGGCAATTGCGGTAGATTTAGGGCCTAAggaaaaaatctgaaattaaaTGGGGATTAATCAAAGACTaatttttggattattttattaaattaatagtaaattaaaaatatatagtactaaatatatgtataattatgtttatgtcaaaagaaaaatatcaaataaaatataaagctataatattgtctttaaaattacggtaaaaacataaaaatgtaatattaagaaaaaataatgattttaattaaaagtttgtacattagttattgtaaaacatcataaactcttaatttaaatgtctaaataacagaaatatatatatttgatttatatttggctccaaaactaatcggtatatacaaaattatgtggGGATTAATCGGATTAGACAATATAATCGGATAATGGATGGTAGACGAGAATTAGTCATTAATCAAAGTGAAAAGGATGGATCTAGTGATTTTACGAGGCGTAATCGATACTAGTCgggtatttttaaaacaatgtttGTTATACACTTGTGGAGAGTGGGTGTTCACACTTGAcacacatatttttatatacgaACCCAATAATATAAGATCTCAAATGATTTGCACCTGGAAACCGAAAGAAGGGAGTGTGAACGCGTCAAGGAAGTATCGAACATTGTTTAAGTCTAAAATGTATTTGGCGGTGTGGAACGTTAGGTGGCCGATGGAGACTTTTGGTCCCACGcttagtttctttttctcttcttctttttgtgtttaCTTGAGCTGCCAAATGAAGGCATTTTTAGGCGATCTCTCTAGTTTCTTTTTTCTACTCgtaatatttagatattataatttttttataactaacaTCACATAGTCATAGTGGCCTCTTCCACCCCGCTTGGattcatgttatttttttgtttattcagaAAATTCACAagtcaaaattaaaactaatcttaaaatatACAACTGTTATGGGAACTTTTTGGCGAACTAGAACAAGTGTGAATGTGATCTTACGTTAGTCCCTTACAACATAACAAAGCACGCAATAGAAAGACTCTTTGTAGGGTAAATAAAGAATAGTTTGGTTAacgaaaaaaattgtttatgtcGCTTTTTTCTCCAAAGGAGAAGGTTatgtttgtaatatatatacaactgaTTAACATCTACCGGTCAATCTAATTTACGCATTGAACCATTAagtcaaattattaaaaaagtaaCTTTTAATTAAGTGATTTGTAAATATGGAGTTGAGTGATAAAGTtaacagaaaaaatattgaagtactttagacaaaaaaaattgtgaaacagCAGAACTTGGGGAGAAACGGCAGAATCAACTGTACAGTCGTCTAGACAGAACGAAAACCTACAAGTGGTTTATTAAGTTTGAAAGGTTTAGCGCGAAGATAATAGTCCACAAAGTAGGCGACATACAGAATACAAAGGATACAAAAGACTGATTCCTTCAAGACATTTTCTGCTTTTGAtgaatgattaattaattaaatccaTAGCAAAACATGGAATAAACATTGAAAACGAGACTAAATTAACATATGCTCTGGCGCTGCTTTTTTGTTTACTAGCTATAAAAGGAGCTATGAACGTACAGTTCGTATATCctttagtaaacaaaaaaagcatGTGGTACCACTGTATGCCGCAAGATCCGTGAATAACGCAAGATTCGTGAATAACGCTATtcataaaaaaaggttttaactCTCCGCACAAAACTTGATTTGGCTTTAGTGTCCGTTGCAGATTTTTCATCTAAACAATAATGTAGCATCAATAAGACTGAGATTTTAGATTTCATAATACTTCAAATGTAGTAGATGAAGATCTATTTACATTATCCAAAAATACAATTGCTTAAGTTGTGCAAAACAGAGGATTAGgtcacaaataaataatttgaaaaacagaggaatgaCCAACTGCTCTGTTACGCTTCAATCGTTGACTTGGATATAATAGAACTCTTTTAGTCAGGGTGTACAATATAGCCGACATGTCACATTAGTGAACACATCAAATTCTGCCTCATAGGCATGTATGTTTCTAGACTTTGATATGGGAgctttcttacaaaaaaagacTTCATTGATTAGAAGATCTTACAAAGATAAAGATGAACAGAGAAACAACTTATAATCCCACATTAGAACCACACACTTATTGCTTCACTCCCAGTACATTCGTTACAAAAccgaaaacaaaacacaaaacacgaTCACAGACAAACAGACTCATCAGGCAACTTGAACCTGAATAGTCTTCGGCTTCTTAGGCTCAGGAGGAGGAAGTTTCTGAACAGTAACCTTCAAAACACCGTCATGACAAACAGCAGAGATCTTTTCCAAATCAGCATTCTCAGGCAACTGAAACTTCCTCATAAACTTACCCATCCTCCTCTCCATCCTCACATACTTGACACCTTCGTTCTCTTTGCTCTCCCTCTTCCTCTCTCCGCTCACCACAAGCACGTTCTCGTTCTCTACCTGAACCTTGATCTCGTCTCCTTTGATCCCAGGCATGTCCACGACGAAAGCGTAAGCGTTCGGGTGCTCGATGACGTCAGCTGGCGTAGCAGCCATTGCCTTGGCGTCTCGCATGTAAGCTCTTGATGGATTGTTTCGGCTCTTCTCGTTGTACTCTTCCGGGACTTCGAGCATGTCTTCGAGGATTGAAATTATCGGAAACCTCCCCAAATCCattgttattttgttgtgtattaGCTTTCTTGATTCTTGACTCTTTGATTCttgtcttctttcttgtttgattGATGATATTTTGATGGAGAAGAGTGGAAGTTTATATAGGAGTCGAGATGGATAGTTTCTAGAGTGATGTAGAAAGTGATCGTCTTGGTCTTTAGAAGCCGCTTCGGTATTGTTCCAGAAACGTCTTGATCGTTATGGtttttgagatatttgtaatgcggctttttgttataatatctTATATGGGCTTTTTAATTTGGAGTACCCAGGCccatttgtttctgtttcggGTATCTGGTTTAACGGAAGGTACGATTTCATTGGAATTTAGTTTTAATACGGTTGAACCGGGTCAGTACGGTTGATTAGCTTCATGACTCATGGCTCAAAAAGCATCGTTATGAAGTCATGAGTCATGAAGCTAATCATATCAGAACATCGGACAGGGGGTCTAAAGTGAAATGAAGTCGGCAGTTTCATCGTCACTCTTATTCAATTCGAAGAATCTTTTCAACCCTAATCCTTTCTCTCGCTTCACCCTTCTCAAATCCAGTTTCTTTCCTAAGCTATTATCTCCGAGATCGATCACTAATCACACCTTAAAACTCCCATCTTCGTCAACCTCAGCTTTAAGATCCATCTCTACCTCCATGGCTTCCTCTTTCAATCCTGAACAAGCTAGAGTTCCCTCTGCTCTTCCCTTACCTGCTCCTCCGTTGACTAAAGTTagctccttttttttatttatttagctCTGTTTTcgatttttcttgattttttttgttcaatcaTATCAGCGTTTGATTGATCTTTCGTTTCGTGGGTAATATATTGTAGTTCAATATCGGATTGTGTCAGCTATCCGTGACTGctgacaaaaagagaaacatcTCTCACGCTAAAAACGCTATTGAAGAAGCTGCTTCCAAAGGAGCTAAGCTTGTTCTCTTACCCGTGAGTTTGCTTAATTTGCTTGCTTTTGTTGCTCGTGAATTTGGTTGTTTTTACCTGAAATAATTTGGCTTTTTATCTGTTTGTTCTTTGTGGGTTCAATTGTGATGTTCTGTGTTGGTCAAATGTGTACAATTTACTAGGAGTATATAAGCTAGAGATATGGGGTCTTGTTTCAGGAAATATGGAACAGTCCTTATTCCAATGATAGTTTCCCAGTTTATGCGGAGGACATTGATGCGGGTGGTGATGCTTCTCCTTCAACCACAATGCTTTCTGAAGTTTCCAAACGTCTCAAGATTACTATTATTGGTGGCTCTATTCCAGAAAGAGTTGGGGATCGTTTGTATAACACTTGCTGTGTCTTTGGTTCCGATGGAGAGTTGAAAGCTAAGCATCGAAAGGTTAATCTGTTTTTTCGATACAGCACTTCCATTTCAAACTTTAAGTAATGAACTTTCCTCTACTTTAGGCCATAGAATCAAGAGATGCTAATCTTACTTCTAAAATCTTGTTTCATCTTTTGAGATTTAAAGGCCATAACGAGCCCAACCTTGAGAATATTTGTAGATATTGTAATCAGTTGACGGGATCTAAAGACTTTAAAAAGTAATTAGAATGATGTGTTAATTATGTTCTGGCCTAAGTTCTTCCTCCACTGAGTCTAAGGACTACAGGTGGAGCGAGATAATAGCCTTAATCGACGAGCATGCTTATATTATCAGTTCCCAAAACaatcttgttcttgattgtgTGTACTTGATTTTCTTTGGACTTATGCCTACAGATACATTTATTCGATATAGACATTCCCGGGAAGATTACTTTTATGGAATCAAAAACGCTTACTGCTGGAGAGACACCGACAATCGTTGATACAGGTTTCAGTCTGGTTTTGCAAAATATCAGTCCTAAGCTATGCATAAACACTCATGTATCTTACATAAACTTTTTTTAGTACTAtctaaaaattatttggtttaggatttaggatttTTAAATCTCCACTTAGATGTGGGATCCTCTTAGCTCAACGGTGAAATGATTCACTTTCATGTTGGCCTAGTATTTACGAATGATCATGGAGAAGAGAACTTGTTCACCAATAATATTAATACGCTTTTAAGACCTTGCCAAATGCCAACTATTTTGACTTGGGAAATGTCTTTGTTGAGTATTCAAGTCATAGTAGGACAGTTCACATCACCTCTCACTTTCtagtacttaaaaaaaatttcttgcgCGGTGCAGTGCTTGAAAATAAAGTTGGTTGTTGCAGATGTAGGGCGTATTGGAATAGGCATCTGTTATGATATCCGGTTCCAGGAGTTAGCTATGATATATGCTGCAAGAGGTAAGTCTTTTAATATTATATGCTTTATCCAAATGGTCTATTTCCTACCTATCTTTTTCGGGTCGATAAATCGTTTTAAAGAACCTCAtcagtcatcatcatcacccacatgtttgatttattaatttcagGGGCTCATTTGCTGTGCTACCCGGGAGCCTTTAACACGACAACTGGACCATTGCATTGGGAATTACTACAAAGGGCAAGGTACATTTCACAGTCTATTAAAACTTGCTTGGCTTAGTTAATCAATAATCAGATGGTTAAATCACATTGCTAACTCGATCTGTTTTGTTCCGTTTCAGGGCTACGGATAATCAGGTACATGAAGCAAGTTAAATACTAGTATTGATAGTTCCAAAgagaaatacatttttttcttgatgTATTAATAGAAAACCGGTATTTCTCTTTGAGTTATCAGTACAAGTATTTTTCTTCTGCTCTCTGGAATTTGTTCTGTATTGAATCTATCATAGTCATGGAGCAGTTGATAGAACTATGTGTGCTACTTCCTCCAGTTATATGTGGCGACATGCTCACCTGCCAGAGATTCAGGAGCTGGCTACACTGCATGGGGTCACTCTACACTCGTCGGACCTGTAAGCTGCTAAACGTTTTCTGTAATACTTGATTAATAACTCGCCTTAGTTGAGCATTTAACTCAAACTCATAAAATTAACTGACAGTTTGGAGAAGTATTAGCGACGACTGAGCATGAGGAGGACATTATCATAGCAGAGATTGATTACTCTATCCTTGAACAACGAAGGTAATCACAACTTTCCTGGTTTTGATCTATCCCGTTATGATCTTGTTAAAATCCGCTGATTCAGTCTCGCTTTTCACATTGTAGGTCAAGCCTTCCGCTAAATAAACAGCGGAGGGGAGATCTTTACCAGCTTGTAGACATAGAGCGTTTGAATTCCAAATGAACGCAGCAGAAACTGTACATCTGAATTCTCTGTTTCTGAGAGATGTGCAGGTTGTGCACAACTTCTTTGATCAGTCAATTCTCTGCAAGACATAATAAACTCGGTCTTTGGgttaaattgaataaaataagtCTGCTTAAGATAATGTCAAACTCCACCCACTTGTGCCATGTGTTGGTTGTTTATAAACTTCAATGCATTGTGGTCATAATGTAGACTTGTGTGTGATTCGcaatccaaaaatagcatttGACTTTGACCACAATGTACATACTATTTTGTGAGTTTCTCAGTAAATGTCATTGTCTCTTTAAAACAACTCATATTAGGATTCCGCAACCATCAATCCATCATATTCAATCTCAAATACTTAGCTAAAATGTTCATTAATTGGATATGGTGCTGAAATATACAAATGTGCTTAGTAACTGTTTTTGCTTAAGGCAAGAAATTGTCAAACCACTCAATCAGTTAGTGTGTTAGGCTATTTTAATCTACTCAAAACGTTTCATCACATAACTCTCTCAAGTCAAGACGATAATCTAACCATGGTGCTTTGCTACACCAAGATTTGTAATATGTAgtatgtatatgttttatagatGAGAAGAAGTAAACAGTATTGAGCGAGTTTCTCAGATTGGCTCATCCTCCCCTCAAGTGGATATAAAAGATTGAAAACGATAGAACATAAAACATTGTCAGCGTCTACTACTACATGATTTGATGATCCGTGGTTATTGTTGAATGATAAATGACCGGACGACAAAATGCAGTTACacttacaacaacaacaggcTTTACAAGATTTTACACAGTGAGTGTGTGGTTTTCATAGTCTTCGGAGGAGACACGTGGCCCAAACCTATTAGGGGTAAGAGACGTATAGTAGAGTGGTCCATATACTCACAGCGCTCGCAGGGGGACTCTCTGCTAAAGAAGAAGTTGCCGTACGCGTGTGGGAGGCCGCACGTGCTATGGACCCCAAGGCCATGGNNNNNNNNNNNNNNNNNNNNNNNNNNNNNNNNNNNNNNNNNNNNNNNNNNNNNNNNNNNNNNNNNNNNNNNNNNNNNNNNNNNNNNNNNNNNNNNNNNNNNNNNNNNNNNNNNNNNNNNNNNNNNNNNNNNNNNNNNNNNNNNNNNNNNNNNNNNNNNNNNNNNNNNNNNNNNNNNNNNNNNNNNNNNNNNNNNNNNNNNNNNNNNNNNNNNNNNNNNNNNNNNNNNNNNNNNNNNNNNNNNNNNNNNNNNNNNNNNNNNNNNNNNNNNNNNNNNNNNNNNNNNNNNNNNNNNNNNNNNNNNNNNNNNNNNNNNNNNNNNNNNNNNNNNNNNNNNNNNNNNNNNNNNNNNNNNNNNNNNNNNNNNNNNNNNNNNNNNNNNNNNNNNNNNNNNNNNNNNNNNNNNNNNNNNNNNNNNNNNNNNNNNNNNNNNNNNNNNNNNNNNNNNNNNNNNNNNNNNNNNNNNNNNNNNN is drawn from Camelina sativa cultivar DH55 chromosome 8, Cs, whole genome shotgun sequence and contains these coding sequences:
- the LOC104705472 gene encoding 17.6 kDa class II heat shock protein-like, with protein sequence MDLGRFPIISILEDMLEVPEEYNEKSRNNPSRAYMRDAKAMAATPADVIEHPNAYAFVVDMPGIKGDEIKVQVENENVLVVSGERKRESKENEGVKYVRMERRMGKFMRKFQLPENADLEKISAVCHDGVLKVTVQKLPPPEPKKPKTIQVQVA
- the LOC104705473 gene encoding omega-amidase, chloroplastic, with protein sequence MKSAVSSSLLFNSKNLFNPNPFSRFTLLKSSFFPKLLSPRSITNHTLKLPSSSTSALRSISTSMASSFNPEQARVPSALPLPAPPLTKFNIGLCQLSVTADKKRNISHAKNAIEEAASKGAKLVLLPEIWNSPYSNDSFPVYAEDIDAGGDASPSTTMLSEVSKRLKITIIGGSIPERVGDRLYNTCCVFGSDGELKAKHRKIHLFDIDIPGKITFMESKTLTAGETPTIVDTDVGRIGIGICYDIRFQELAMIYAARGAHLLCYPGAFNTTTGPLHWELLQRARATDNQLYVATCSPARDSGAGYTAWGHSTLVGPFGEVLATTEHEEDIIIAEIDYSILEQRRSSLPLNKQRRGDLYQLVDIERLNSK